The following coding sequences lie in one Erwinia amylovora genomic window:
- a CDS encoding DUF445 domain-containing protein codes for MDKETELRQAKRLPLLMLVMAALLFIFTVLWPLYAPLNLWISGLKAVAEASMVGALADWFAVSALFRHVPIPLAARHTAIIPRNKDRIADNLALFVQDKFLNSEALLALIRRHDPAQLIARWLSARENAARLSGYLLKMMRGFLDLADDLRIQALMRRAIHRAIDKIDLSQSVAVILESLTKNNRHQQLLDDALAQMLQLLNKPATHEFIAHQVVRWLKREHPLKEKMLPTEWLGEKSAALAAEAVQSILNDIENDDSHQLRQGFNRAVQRLIDRLRNDAEMQAKAEEIKTYLKQDEALNGYISQLWGDLRSWLKEDLNREDSLLHAKVSAAGQWFGDTLMQDESLRASLNQHMEKAAISVAPEFSAFLSRHISDTVKSWDAGDMSHQVELNIGKELQYIRISGTLVGATIGLILYLLSLLPLVL; via the coding sequence ATGGATAAAGAAACTGAACTTCGGCAGGCAAAACGTCTGCCGCTGCTGATGCTGGTGATGGCGGCGCTGCTGTTTATTTTCACCGTCCTGTGGCCGCTGTATGCGCCGCTGAATCTGTGGATATCCGGGCTGAAAGCGGTGGCGGAAGCCTCAATGGTCGGGGCGCTGGCAGACTGGTTTGCCGTCAGCGCGCTGTTTCGCCATGTTCCGATCCCGCTGGCGGCACGTCATACGGCGATTATCCCGCGTAATAAAGATCGTATCGCCGATAATCTCGCTCTTTTCGTGCAGGATAAGTTCCTCAACAGCGAGGCGCTGCTGGCGCTGATACGCCGTCACGATCCGGCGCAGCTTATCGCCCGCTGGCTGAGCGCCCGGGAAAATGCCGCCCGCCTGAGCGGCTATCTGCTGAAGATGATGCGCGGCTTCCTTGACCTTGCCGATGACCTGCGCATCCAGGCGCTGATGCGGCGCGCCATTCACCGGGCAATCGATAAGATCGATCTCAGTCAGTCGGTGGCGGTTATCCTTGAAAGCCTGACGAAAAATAACCGTCATCAGCAGCTGCTGGACGATGCGCTGGCACAGATGCTGCAGCTGCTGAATAAACCCGCTACCCACGAGTTTATCGCGCATCAGGTGGTGCGCTGGCTGAAGCGCGAACATCCGCTAAAAGAGAAAATGCTGCCAACCGAATGGCTGGGGGAAAAAAGCGCCGCGCTGGCGGCCGAGGCGGTACAGTCAATCCTGAACGATATCGAGAATGATGACAGCCACCAGCTGCGCCAGGGGTTTAACCGCGCGGTACAGCGGCTGATCGACCGCCTGCGCAACGATGCGGAAATGCAGGCCAAAGCCGAAGAGATCAAAACGTACCTGAAGCAGGATGAGGCGCTGAATGGCTATATCAGCCAGCTTTGGGGCGATCTGCGCAGCTGGCTGAAGGAGGATCTCAACCGCGAAGACTCGCTGCTGCACGCAAAGGTCAGCGCCGCCGGGCAGTGGTTCGGCGATACGCTGATGCAGGATGAGTCGCTGCGCGCTTCGCTGAATCAGCATATGGAAAAGGCCGCGATCAGCGTAGCACCGGAGTTTTCGGCGTTCCTGAGCCGCCATATCAGCGATACGGTGAAAAGCTGGGATGCCGGGGATATGTCACATCAGGTCGAGCTGAACATTGGCAAGGAACTACAGTATATCCGCATCAGCGGCACGCTGGTGGGGGCGACGATAGGTTTGATTCTCTATCTGCTGTCGCTGCTACCGCTGGTGCTGTGA
- the lptG gene encoding LPS export ABC transporter permease LptG gives MFGVLDRYIGKTIFNTIMATLFMLVSLSGIIKFVDQLRKTGQGEYTVLGAGLYTLLSVPKDIEIFFPMAALLGALLGLGTLAQRSELVVMQASGFTRMQIAASVMKTAIPLVLLTMAIGEFVAPQGEQMARNYRAQQLMGGSLLSTQSGLWAKDGDNFIFIERMRDDNQLSGISIYHFDPQRRLKTVRYAASAKYNADKKLWELAQVDQSDLSDTQQINGNQTLSGEWKTSLTPDKLGVVSLDPGALSISGLYSYSKYLKQSGQMAGRYQLNMWSKIFQPLSVAVMMLMALSFIFGPLRSVSMGMRVVTGISFGFLFYVLDQIFGPLSLVYNIPPILGALLPSAAFFALSVAMLVKRR, from the coding sequence ATGTTTGGCGTTCTTGACAGATATATCGGTAAAACGATTTTCAACACCATCATGGCAACCCTGTTTATGCTGGTATCGCTCTCCGGCATCATTAAGTTTGTCGACCAGCTACGCAAAACCGGGCAAGGTGAATATACCGTTTTAGGTGCCGGCCTGTACACGCTGCTTAGCGTGCCTAAAGACATTGAGATCTTCTTCCCGATGGCGGCGCTATTAGGTGCGCTGCTGGGGCTGGGAACACTGGCGCAGCGCAGCGAGCTGGTGGTGATGCAGGCTTCGGGTTTTACCCGTATGCAGATTGCAGCCTCGGTGATGAAAACCGCCATTCCGCTGGTACTGTTGACGATGGCTATCGGTGAGTTTGTTGCTCCTCAGGGCGAACAGATGGCGCGCAATTACCGGGCGCAGCAGCTGATGGGCGGTTCGCTGCTCTCCACCCAAAGCGGGTTATGGGCAAAAGACGGCGATAACTTTATCTTTATTGAACGCATGCGTGACGATAATCAGCTTTCCGGCATTAGTATCTACCACTTTGACCCCCAGCGTCGCCTGAAGACGGTGCGCTATGCGGCCTCCGCAAAGTACAACGCTGATAAAAAGCTGTGGGAGCTGGCGCAGGTCGATCAGTCTGATCTGAGCGATACACAGCAGATTAACGGCAACCAGACGCTAAGCGGCGAGTGGAAAACCTCCCTGACGCCGGACAAGCTGGGCGTGGTGTCGCTGGACCCGGGGGCGCTGTCGATCAGCGGCCTGTACAGCTATTCGAAATACCTGAAGCAAAGCGGCCAGATGGCCGGGCGCTATCAGCTGAATATGTGGAGCAAAATCTTCCAGCCGCTGTCGGTAGCGGTGATGATGCTGATGGCGCTGTCGTTTATTTTTGGTCCGCTGCGCAGCGTCTCAATGGGCATGCGTGTGGTTACCGGTATCAGCTTTGGTTTCCTGTTTTACGTGCTGGATCAGATTTTCGGCCCGCTTAGCCTGGTGTATAACATTCCGCCGATCCTCGGGGCGTTGTTGCCCAGCGCGGCGTTTTTCGCTCTCAGTGTGGCGATGCTGGTTAAACGGCGATAG
- a CDS encoding helicase HerA-like C-terminal domain-containing protein, whose product MNEPLPIAQTPEHPLHLLPAMANRHGLITGATGTGKTVTLQKLAESFSNIGVPVFMADVKGDLTGIAEEGVASEKLLARLAESGVTDWKTQTNPVVLWDIFGERGHPVRATVSDLGPLLLARLLNLNEVQSGVLHIIFRVADDQGLLLLDFKDLRAITQYIGDKAKSFQNQYGNISGASVGAIQRGLLALEQQGAEYFFGEPMLDINDWMRTDANGKGIINILAAEKLYQMPKLYATSLLWLLSELYEQLPEAGDLDKPKLVFFFDEAHLLFADAPAVLLDKIEQVIRLIRSKGVGVYFVSQNPADIPDAVLGQLGNRVQHALRAFTPKDQKAVKVAAQTMRTNPAFDTVSVIQQLGTGEALVSFLDEKGSPSMVQRASVIAPGSRMGPVSDDERNGLINHSPLSGKYEEAVDRESAYELLQQGVQAASEQAGAPAAKGDAALDSGILGGLKEILFGSTGPRGGKRDGLMQNMAKSAARQIGQQIVRGVLGSIVGGRKK is encoded by the coding sequence AAACCGTAACGTTACAAAAGCTGGCAGAGAGCTTTTCCAATATCGGCGTGCCGGTGTTTATGGCCGATGTGAAGGGCGATCTGACCGGGATAGCCGAAGAGGGCGTGGCATCAGAAAAGCTGCTCGCCAGGCTGGCGGAAAGCGGCGTCACCGACTGGAAAACGCAGACTAACCCGGTGGTGCTATGGGATATTTTCGGCGAACGCGGCCATCCGGTGCGCGCCACGGTCTCCGATCTCGGGCCGCTGCTGCTGGCGCGTCTGCTTAACCTTAACGAAGTACAAAGTGGCGTGCTGCACATTATCTTCCGCGTGGCGGACGACCAGGGACTGCTGCTGCTCGATTTCAAGGATCTGCGCGCCATCACGCAGTACATCGGCGATAAGGCCAAATCCTTCCAGAACCAGTATGGCAATATTAGCGGCGCCTCGGTGGGTGCTATTCAGCGTGGCCTGCTGGCGCTGGAACAGCAGGGAGCGGAGTATTTCTTCGGTGAGCCGATGCTGGATATCAACGACTGGATGCGAACCGACGCCAACGGCAAAGGGATCATCAATATCCTCGCCGCCGAAAAGCTTTATCAGATGCCAAAACTGTACGCCACCAGCCTGCTGTGGCTGTTGTCCGAGCTGTACGAACAGCTGCCGGAAGCGGGCGATTTGGATAAGCCAAAGCTGGTGTTCTTCTTTGATGAGGCGCACCTGCTGTTTGCGGATGCCCCGGCGGTGCTGCTGGACAAGATCGAACAGGTGATCCGTCTGATCCGCTCAAAAGGCGTTGGCGTCTATTTTGTGTCGCAGAATCCCGCGGATATCCCCGATGCGGTGCTGGGCCAGCTGGGTAACCGCGTGCAACACGCGCTACGCGCCTTCACGCCGAAGGATCAAAAGGCGGTGAAAGTGGCAGCACAAACCATGCGCACCAATCCGGCGTTCGATACCGTTAGCGTCATTCAGCAGCTGGGAACCGGCGAAGCGCTGGTGTCGTTTCTTGATGAAAAAGGCAGCCCGTCGATGGTGCAGCGCGCCTCGGTCATCGCCCCCGGTTCGCGTATGGGTCCTGTCAGTGATGATGAGCGCAACGGGCTAATCAATCACTCGCCGCTGTCGGGCAAATACGAAGAGGCGGTTGACCGCGAGTCGGCTTACGAGCTTTTGCAGCAGGGCGTACAGGCCGCCAGCGAACAAGCAGGCGCTCCGGCGGCGAAGGGTGATGCAGCGCTGGATAGCGGCATCCTCGGCGGCCTGAAGGAGATTCTGTTTGGCAGCACCGGGCCACGCGGCGGAAAGCGCGATGGCCTGATGCAGAACATGGCGAAAAGCGCCGCCAGACAGATTGGGCAACAAATTGTTCGTGGCGTGCTGGGCAGTATTGTCGGCGGCCGTAAAAAGTAA